In Notolabrus celidotus isolate fNotCel1 chromosome 22, fNotCel1.pri, whole genome shotgun sequence, the genomic stretch CACGCACTCCTGACCTCCCTGAACGCCTCTTCTGAAACCGGAAACAAAATAAGTGTCATGTGATTTCAGCTCGTGCCCCTGTGTAGTATGTAGCTGTTAGATGTCAAGTCTGTGAAATAACGACCTAAAGAAGGTATTTAAACATATAATCTGTTTTAATCTGAACAGCACTTTATTGTTTGATGTTAATTTAACGCGCGGAGATTAGCTTACTTAGTTGGCTTCACCGGATGTAACTAATATCACCAGTTAGCTCCTCATTAGCTAACATGTTAGCTGTTATTCACTCCTGCTTGTTTTGAAACACAGTCAAAGTGGGTGAAGACCTTTAATGGAgacacatgtttttatttccacagtTGCCAAGTGGTCTATATAAGAAGAGGAAACTGTGGCCGACATGGCAGATGTGAGTATCACTCTTATTTGCTAAACTCTGACAAAACTTAAGGTTTGTTTTCTAAGAAGTTATTAGGAAAACATATTGTTTTGCAcctttttaaaagaacaaaaagtagTATATTATGCCATTAAAAGCTGAGGGAGAACATGATTTAAAGTCTGTTTGCAGTATTAGGTCATGTGACTAATATCTCATCTTTACTTCCTGGTTGTTATGTGGTTCAGCTGCCTGACTGTGGTTGTAGACCATCTGGAAGATTTTTAGCATAATAACATTCAAAATAACATGTGAAAGCTTAAGTGCCTGTTCAAttaatcaacctttatttatactggagagatcattgaggggcaaccctcatttacaatgatatccagtcagttacagtgacatttagaaacgaaaaacaaacaaacaaggcaTCAAGAGTATCATCAAATAggataaaaacttttttttttatttggagatagaaacaattaaaagatcaaacaaaataatacaaataaaaggaggtgtaggggattgactttaaaatgcactaaAATAGGAGGGGACTGTtaatttaaaatgatacaataaatatatacaggTAAACCTAGTtaaaacagttacaaagtgGGGTTGAAAGATTGAAAATTAACTTTCTAAATGGTCCAAAAGGTAAAAGTGTATTTAGTTCAAGACGCTGCTGCAGCTTgttccaggagtcaggagcagCAGTCTTTCTGTTGCCTGTAGAAGTGTAACAGGACAGCTTGTCATTTAAGTTGTGTTATTATTTCTACAATCAAGCGTTTCTGTCACTTATCAGTATATTTGGATCGGCACAGACAAACCCTAAGGACCCTTACTGGTACCTCTTGAACTCCCTTTATAATTGTGCATAAAACAGCCACTTAATAAAGATAGCTGCAATAAACTGGACTAGTTTATTCACACAAAacctcttaaagctgctgttggtagtcctggaaaAAACATCAGTTCAGCAGGGAGATATTTTGAATGCAAACGCTAAccctccacaccagatttccctctcactaCACCCCTCTCCCCGTCTGTGCTcctgtaagccccgcccacaaacagatcgtactgcacgctcaatcaggacgatgtaggaggaccaatcaggagacttgctctgattggtcagagctgtCGGGAGCGATTGGAATTTATAAATTGCTGGATACAGAGTTGTAGGAAAAATAGAGATATCACCATATTCTCAAAACACctcatttattgatggctgttgatgagtgttatgacttttatgccaaacacagcacaaaataagaaccgtttttttaaccaaatcctaccaactgcagctttaacaaatcaaaacatcGAAAGAAAAATGTCCACTTAAACACAGCAGCCCTCTGAAAGTCCTTCTTTCCAGAAACTATCCTTAAGTCCAAAGAGAAATGTCCTCAAAAACTCAAAGGTTGTTGATTCCCAAACAAATGTTGtccaaaggcaaaaaaaaaacccacacctCTTATCAAACTTAGACCAGCACAGAGAGTCCTCCTGATGGCCCAATTATCAGGGTCCTCCAAAGCATGCAGTGCAGCTCTGTGAGAAAAATGCAGAGCCTAATGCAGCAAAGAGTTCTGGGAGGAACTTCTGCAAAAACATAAAAGAGAAACGAGGTCAGGTTCAAACTGTGCTCAGTAAAAGTAGAATGCATAGATCATATCTACCGAGCACATCAACATCAACTTTGCACAGTCATCAAATGAGTCTGTCTCCTCAGGTCTGCAGGGGGGCGGGGAACTATTCAATAATCAGCTAATAGTTTGCAGTGACTATGGAACAGTGTTTTTACTTGAAATGCACATGAgctgctgacacctgactgatACTCGCTGAAGGAGAGAGAATCGCCGAGTGACCCACGATAGAATGAGTCATCTTTATTTCTCCTTTGCAGGATTTGAAGAGGTACCTGTACAAACAGCTACAGAGGTGTGTATGAGTGGTTGCATAATGCAGAATAGTTCAGTTGTGTCACACGTCACAGTTTGCAGTGAAAACGTCCGACTGTGTGTCGTTGACTCATGTCTGTCTCGTTCAGTGTCGAGGGGCTTCATGCGATCGTGGTGACGGACCGAGACGGAGTCCCGGTTATTAAAGGTGAGAATCAAATACTgaaggtttttattgtgttgtgaTGATTTGTGTTTAGTGAGTGGCTtggaagtcaaagaagagaggagattgATGACAGTAAAAGCTTGACATATGGGGATCATTCTTATCATCATTAttcatccattatttatttatttattttaaattcatcTACATTCTGTACACTATCAGGACAGCCGTAGTTTTTCTAACTATGGTTACCTTTCTTTCCTCACAGTCGCCAATGATAACGCCCCGGTCCACGCTCTGAGACCGGGCTTCCTGTCCACTTTCGCTCTGGCCACAGATCAGGGCAGCAAGCTGGGTCTCTCTAAGAACAAGAGCATCATCTGCTACTACAACACCTACCAGGTCAGACACCAGCCGCTCCATCATGACGTTTCAGTTTCCTCCTGAACAATAATTTCAATCTGAAGATTAAGACATGTTTTACTGACCTCAGAACTCAGAGGCTGTCTCATAGAACACCCTGTTTTACCTCTGGGGGGGTTGTTTTAGTCCTAATGCTTCTGTCATTTCCTTGTGTTGAACAGATTGTGCAGTTTAACCGGTTACCTTTGGTCATCAGCTTCATTGCAAGCAGCAATGCTAACACAGGTAAGATCTCCTCCTGTGAGTCAGACACATGTCACCTCTGTCTTACGAAACACAAACTGAGGCTCAGGAGAAAACTGTCACTGTGTAATGATCCTCatacagacacagaggagaacattaatcaatcaatcaatcttttattattaaaagacccaacatcaagtcaggataagatccagcaGAAGTCCGTCAGCTGTCTTGTTCGTCAGCGGGTCCTCgtgtcttcttctcctctcttttgtgTGTTGACTGTTTCTTTTGAGTAATAATAACACATCTCTTCTTCCtgtgtgtcctcaggcctcATCATGAGTCTGGAGAAGGAGCTGGCTCCACTAATAGAGGAGCTGAGGCAGGTGGTGGAGGTGACATAGACTCTGACGGACCCTGTTCTGCCGAAACACCCGGATCACTCTCAGCTCcctgaatctctctctctcgctctctgtctGTAACGGTGCATTCAAGTCCTGTGGGGAAACCCGGTAATAGTTATCCTCCTGGCTGTTTCCTTCATGATGAAACTGTCCTGTACTCTgattcttctcctctgttgacTTTCCTTTCTTCCGTTTTCTGCAGTGTTTAGATTCTCTTTCAGCTCAGACAGACTTTATATGTTGAATCAAACGTCCCGTCTGAATAAAGGTTCCATTTTCAGCTCCTAAAGTGGTTCTCTTTTCCTTTCCACAGTTTATCTTTCACTGTCTGCAGGTTTAAAGTAAAGGAACATTTCTCCATACAGGTTTTTATTGAAAGTTGAAACCCAGTAGGCCTTTGGTAGAGGATTTCTGAAGACATGTTCTGTGAGACCAAAGCTGCAGAGTTTATGCAGACTGTTGATTTCTGTGTGACTACATCATGAATGAGGGCCAACATACAAACCTAAGACGACTCTTCATGCAGTCTTCACACAGGGGGGCGGGCAGGTAGGAGTCCAGATGTGTGAAGGGGGGCTCAGGAGAGGATTTATCCATGTCCGGAACCATAAAAAGAAATCATGACCAACTTCAGGAATCGTATCTTCTCCTCAGTGTCTTTCTTTGTCCTGATAAAGTGTCCACGTTGTTTTCTTGATGTGCATCCTTTCGAAAAGAAGACATGTTTTCTCTCacgtcatgttgttttttgaacAATCAGCCGTCGCTCTCTTCCCGTTGATGCTCCGTTTAAATAAGCAGAATCCTCTGAGTTCAGAGAGTCCTGATACTGGTCTCTTACAGGGGTCCCTGCACGTCCTTAAAAAGTTTAAAGACTAATTGAAGGTCATGAAGAGAATTAAGAGGCCTTAATTTCAGACGGACTGAACACTACGCTGTCTTGGAAGCTTTTtatgaatgatttttatttttcgtGCATTTTCTCATTCATGTAACAAACAGTGTTTACATCAGCTGattacaaacacattcacacacctatACACTCACCAAATATGCTACACCTGTGTCAGCTGTCATGCTCTGCACTAATGGTACATATTTTTCTCTATTTGGGTCTTAAAAGacttcattttctttaaaaagtgtCCCGAAACTTGTCTGATGACTGCTGCCCTGGCATTCGATGCTTCTAACTCTGCTGGTGAatcagtttttgtttctgttttctataAATATGGTTGTAAACTTAAAGGATTCTGGAGACATTTGTGTTCCATCTGAAACTTCATGAGAACATTTGTATGAACTATGAGGAAGAGAGCGAGCTGAAGACGCAGCCCTACAGGTTTTACAAGTTAGCTCCCAGCATCAGGTGGTACAGTGAAAGTTAAGGCAGCTTCATGCTGCTGTTACAATCTTATTTCAGAGAGAGCCTGAGCTAAAGACGAGAAGTTCAAGGGTCAAATATCTGCGTTtcagattcatatttaaatctgctgcattgtttttgattcagactcgtcgacactaccagtcaaaagtttggacacaccttctcattcaatggtttgtatgtattttaattattttcaacattgtagattaaaggtgacatatcatgcaaaatggactttttaatggttctctacctgaaacatgtttccctggcatgtctacaaaccccccgagaatgaaaaaaatccattctgcccctgttttgatttctccacctttctgtaaatgtgtgctgaaacgagccgtttcagacttctgtgtttttgttacgcaacaacaatatccggtctgtcacggagtcagagctcggagcttgttcagcccatagactgtataaaataatactgaatcccccctccgtttttcattacctgcacacgtgtgctaacaaggagcttaggagggaggcatgctagttgtaggctgtcttactaaacacaaaggtcgggtttactccccacgtctgcagatttgaagatctagtggatgatttttatttatcatggataagtgctagcgctagttagcatagctacatagctacatgtcgtagctgtagctgtgtaccaagacacacgtcgacatactgacaaataaaacaacaagtaacacaaaatctgtgaccaatccttcagaaaaggtcccactgcctttctggcataggtcggttttactccccacgtctgcagatttgaagatctagtggatgatttttatttgtcatggataagtgctagcgctaattagcatagccacatagctacatgttcatagctgtagctgtagctgtgtaccaagacacacgtcgacatactgacaaataaaacaacaagaaacactaaatctgtgaccaatccttcagaaaggtcctgctgcaggcgcctctccgtcaggatcagattctggatcagatccagagggtggaagtaacgtgatctctgagcagcctattcagccaacatgtaaacattagatcaacgtgctggagagccgaggccacacccacttcctgaggggcgtggtcagagagaaaacagagtgtttaaatacatgttttggggacctcttagaccagtatatattgatgaaaaaagcgtgatatgtcacctttaatactgaagacatcaaaactatgaaataatctggttttgccataatctggattacaacagtagtcaaatagtcAATCCATTgcgtactaaccctacctctgaacaacacaactgacgGTCTCAAGCACaataagaaggcaagtcattctacaaatgaactcttgacaaggctcatgttaattagaaaccattccaggagaccacttc encodes the following:
- the lamtor3 gene encoding ragulator complex protein LAMTOR3, yielding MADDLKRYLYKQLQSVEGLHAIVVTDRDGVPVIKVANDNAPVHALRPGFLSTFALATDQGSKLGLSKNKSIICYYNTYQIVQFNRLPLVISFIASSNANTGLIMSLEKELAPLIEELRQVVEVT